A genome region from Tenebrio molitor chromosome 4, icTenMoli1.1, whole genome shotgun sequence includes the following:
- the LOC138128179 gene encoding putative ankyrin repeat protein RF_0381 gives MSKTTLETEFNVFSKTLTQFDDSEQRRYVSNRLEFSGDGLVEIFQIIKGNILRFPNNNILGIPLQIFMLTELILYDEEKYCHLLSETFLVTDLYHHFVDQKFHLYFREKEHLDDTLDTIHTRKRSDKTSMLDSYKKVAAATYLNNDLLDNLKCQEFLKNIQRDKDSFGFITYVSDALTPEFCHNSFGEYFAALYVSESSSEIFQNDEFMYNEEYNNIRFFFDLIVSQNSKAHIAVLYNNFKLLEECSKEELICRDKNERTAFDLALKRRKKYPILETKISNDKYYLFYSNVKLAPFKDVACQKILDFLSLYNGSTQNSVIYDNNFLLLPFIALSNEDISLISRPKPKLLLNLLFYAIQIDYSTILEHFEKLHLIKSNYSATLLHLAIHYESINCLECILSNEKHKNYLIEHTRVLSTMCSFKFGKILKIHQIDLNGVDCDKRTPLHHACESNSLEAIEFLIQSGAKLNVRSKNDETPLHCALNRCSLEVIQLLIQNGADMNIRDASGKTVLHYASEIKEFYQDVLELLIKNNADLNIVDQKGRPPIYYACLKDPSDTLKFLIRNGADVNLTDKTGKTSLHYVSEDQHISDEIVTILIKGGAQLDAVDESGQAPIHYACQSGCSEKVKLLVNGGARVNLEDRNRKTALHYCCHNEKISDDVVKLLIRNSANMDITDKTGNAAIHYACKSGSFEKLKLLIQGGASVNTTNSSGQTVLHYVCQNLFISTSFINILIDNNADLNVVDHSGGTPLHYACLSGSCDIVKLLIQNGVCVYIPDEFGRTALLYACENPNISSDCVETLIKNTAKLDIIDKTDRTAIHYACASGSVEKLKLLIQNGADVNIKNSTSSTPLHFVCERSSIPHGVLEVLIENKANLNVFDKDYLFPIHYACYSGSSEKLILLIKNGARVTIKDSNDKAPLHYACQNDAFSMDAVISLLKGGAHVNAVDKDGRTAMHYACINNNRDKIFQLLNNNANRDIKDTNGKKPLQYASQEVIQNLIRTDATLRNDCTIS, from the coding sequence ATGTCGAAAACTACATTAGAAACTGAATTTAACGTTTTTTCTAAAACGCTAACTCAATTCGACGATTCCGAACAGAGAAGATACGTCAGCAACCGGCTAGAGTTTTCTGGAGACGGTTTGGTCGAGATCTTCCAAATAATTAAAGGAAATATTCTACGCTTTCCCAACAACAATATTTTAGGCATTCCGCTTCAAATTTTCATGTTGACGGAATTGATCCTTTACGatgaagaaaaatattgtCATTTGCTGAGTGAGACATTCTTGGTGACTGACTTGTACCATCATTTTGTCGACCAAAAATTCCATCTTTATTTCAGAGAAAAGGAACATTTGGACGACACATTGGACACAATTCACACCAGAAAGCGCTCTGACAAAACATCAATGCTTGACTCTTATAAAAAGGTGGCGGCGGCGACATACTTGAACAATGATCTCTTAGACAATTTAAAATGCcaggaatttttgaaaaatatccaAAGAGATAAAGATTCTTTCGGGTTCATAACTTACGTGTCCGATGCACTCACTCCAGAATTTTGTCACAACTCGTTCGGCGAATATTTCGCAGCTTTGTATGTTTCGGAAAGTTCTAGTGAGATCTTCCAAAACGACGAGTTTATGTACAACGAAGAGTACAACAACATTCGATTCTTTTTTGATCTAATCGTGTCTCAAAATAGCAAAGCTCACATTGCGGTGTTGTACAATAACTTTAAACTTTTGGAAGAATGTAGTAAAGAAGAGTTGATTTGCAGGGACAAGAATGAACGCACCGCTTTCGATTTAGCACTCAAGAGGCGTAAAAAGTATCCAATTTTGGAAACTAAAATATCAAACGATAAgtattatcttttttattcGAACGTAAAACTCGCACCGTTCAAAGATGTcgcttgtcaaaaaattttggactttcTGTCGCTTTATAACGGGAGCACTCAAAATTCAGTTATTTATGacaacaattttcttctatTACCTTTTATTGCATTATCAAACGAAGACATATCACTAATTTCTAGACCTAAACCCAAGTTGTTGCTAAACCTTCTGTTTTATGCGATACAAATTGATTATTCAACAATATTAGAACACTTCGAAAAGCTACATCTCATAAAATCTAACTACAGTGCAACTCTTCTACACTTGGCGATCCACTATGAATCAATCAATTGTTTAGAATGTATACTGTCTAacgaaaaacacaaaaattacctAATTGAACACACGAGAGTTCTAAGTACAATGTGTAGTTTCAAATttggcaaaattttgaaaattcatcAGATAGATCTAAATGGGGTAGACTGTGACAAGAGGACACCTCTCCATCATGCTTGCGAGAGCAACAGTCTTGAAGCAATCGAGTTTTTAATCCAATCTGGAGCAAAATTAAATGTGAGAAGCAAAAATGATGAAACACCTCTACATTGCGCTCTAAATCGTTGCTCCTTAGAAGTGATACAACTGCTGATTCAAAATGGGGCCGATATGAACATTAGAGATGCGTCCGGTAAAACCGTGCTGCACTATGCAtctgaaattaaagaattttatcAGGACGTTTTAGAATTACTGATCAAAAATAACGCAGATTTGAATATTGTAGACCAAAAAGGACGACCTCCGATATATTACGCTTGTCTGAAAGACCCTTCTGATACTTTGAAATTTCTAATTCGAAACGGAGCCGATGTGAATTTAACAGATAAAACCGGCAAAACTTCTCTCCATTACGTGTCTGAAGATCAGCACATTTCTGAcgaaattgtaacaattttgATCAAGGGTGGGGCACAATTGGATGCAGTGGATGAGAGTGGTCAGGCTCCCATTCATTACGCGTGTCAAAGCGGTTGTTCTGAGAAGGTAAAACTGTTGGTTAACGGGGGCGCAAGAGTGAATCTTGAAGACAGAAATAGAAAAACTGCTCTGCATTACTGTTGTCATAATGAGAAGATTTCTGACGACGTCGTGAAGTTATTGATTAGAAACTCAGCAAACATGGATATTACAGATAAGACTGGTAATGCTGCCATACATTACGCTTGCAAGAGTGGTTCATTTGAAAAACTGAAACTGTTGATTCAAGGGGGCGCCAGCGTCAATACTACAAACTCGAGTGGACAAACAGTATTGCATTATGTATGCCAGAACTTGTTTATTTCTACTTCTTTTATTAACATCTTAATTGACAATAACGCAGATTTAAATGTTGTCGATCACTCTGGTGGCACCCCTCTCCACTACGCTTGTCTAAGTGGTTCTTGTGATATAGTAAAATTGTTGATTCAAAATGGCGTCTGTGTGTATATCCCAGACGAGTTTGGTAGAACTGCGTTACTCTATGCTTGTGAAAATCCGAATATTTCATCTGATTGCGTCGAAACGCTTATCAAGAACACAGCTAAATTAGATATTATCGATAAGACAGATCGTACCGCCATACACTATGCTTGCGCGAGTGGTTCGGTCGAAAAACTGAAGTTGCTGATTCAAAATGGCGCCGATGtgaacatcaaaaattcaACGTCCAGCACACCTTTGCATTTTGTGTGTGAGAGATCATCTATTCCTCACGGTGTGTTAGAAgttttaatagaaaataaagCAAACTTGAATGTTTTTGACAAGGACTATCTCTTTCCGATACATTACGCATGTTACAGTGGTTCTTCCGAGAAACTCATCTTACTGATTAAGAATGGCGCCAGGGTGACTATTAAGGACAGCAATGATAAAGCACCTCTGCATTATGCTTGTCAGAACGATGCTTTTTCGATGGACGCTGTCATATCTTTGCTTAAAGGAGGGGCACATGTGAATGCTGTCGACAAAGACGGGCGTACCGCGATGCATTATGCttgtataaataataatcgtgataaaatatttcaattgttAAATAATAACGCGAATAGGGATATTAAAGACACTAATGGCAAAAAACCCTTGCAATATGCATCTCAAGAAgtgattcaaaatttaataagaaCTGACGCTACCTTACGCAATGATTGCACCATTTCATAa
- the LOC138128606 gene encoding uncharacterized protein isoform X2 — translation MPSSSEQNEVRKQRNVPRIFSSSSEKIELEKEMDVPGAFSSIFEKRSGTTDRGKDYEHLYIAHLILKLINNDDIEDFSISSNNAKFGDFDDVVLEIKYYNQKPQTYALQLKHTNKTRTLTVAGLTGESGNFSIKKYIKGFKFVDDSVKVILFTNSLFDGSEKQRIQFGEETIIVHESPQDLLLTTSKEGHSYNFTIANPKNLPETKLKFFNNFLLYTNQMNVEELEAWTQNEFRNMFSCEESVFKDYIYFVINWSLTEGKKKKLEKSWVKRAIALQLLSTFIKPLSFAPGQVNENARLLRETMSRFRFTIFDRKNRREVTVLWKDFKNEINDIVMLNGIRKQYQIRMTRIHSVDDLNQKELSKMLWLLGKCPLVLDGRGNISAALNLCPDDKFVILSPNFPIDCSSRFQNLCDLQDEPDMCQNFLNNFTYSLPCTETVNLTDLTDVETEEIKDITTDELAVMIHSHNMEDKEGEVLPPCYVKRNFIRIMIDAKFLRKNCINTLILICSITNVNSFKLRFNHIKFVKLEKFSKNECDDTVTYFTDVEYSQKQFDELCLKRSPDTECHQFRYVNDNCLEWIRSKNSIEKLRKYLLVGNNLAKYDKDVISETELFDSPSTNHVNIICANPGMGKTMLMKNLKNDAPPTVLRILVYARNHALYFRKKDADAETFVDYILNDTHKKDGNFNKRILKMLKTRGRLEFLWDGLDEISEKTLVVVMEIIKYISTKGHRQWITSRNNLKTTLYYIYI, via the exons ATGCCTTCT aGTTCAGAACAAAACGAAGTAAGGAAACAAAGGAACGTTCCAAGAATCTTTTCTTCG agTTCAGAAAAAATCGAATTGGAGAAGGAAATGGATGTTCCAGGTGCCTTTTCCtcg ATCTTTGAAAAAAGAAGCGGAACCACTGATCGGGGTAAAGACTACGAACATTTATACATTGCACATTTGATCTTGAAACTGATAAACAATGACGATATAGAAGATTTTTCTATATCTTCGAACAACGCAAAATTCGGAGATTTTGACGATGTGGTccttgaaataaaatattacaacCAAAAACCACAAACCTACGCTTTACAGTTGAAACATACAAACAAGACAAGAACGTTGACAGTAGCCGGTTTGACCGGCGAAAGCGGGAATTTTAGTATCAAGAAGTATATCAAaggatttaaatttgtcgacGACTCCGTTAAAGTTATCCTTTTCACGAACAGCCTCTTCGACGGTTCCGAAAAACAAAGGATTCAGTTCGGAGAGGAAACTATCATAGTACATGAATCTCCACAAGACTTGCTTCTGACAACTTCGAAAGAAGGTCACTCCTACAATTTCACAATCGCGAATCCAAAAAATCTACCAGAAACAAAATTGaagttttttaacaattttctcCTTTACACAAATCAAATGAACGTTGAGGAACTCGAAGCTTGGACTCAAAATGAATTTAGAAACATGTTCAGTTGCGAAGAATCAGTTTTTAAAGACTACATTTACTTCGTCATCAACTGGAGTCTTACAgaaggaaagaaaaagaagttaGAGAAATCGTGGGTGAAACGTGCAATTGCTCTTCAATTGTTATCAACTTTCATAAAACCATTGTCGTTCGCGCCGGGTCAAGTTAACGAAAACGCAAGACTTTTACGAGAGACTATGTCAAGATTTAGATTTACAATTTTCGACAGAAAGAATCGTAGAGAAGTTACGGTTTTGTGGAAAGACTTCAAGAATGAAATCAATGATATTGTAATGCTGAATGGAATTAGAAAACAATATCAAATAAGAATGACCCGCATTCACAGTGTGGACGATTTGAACCAGAAAGAACTAAGTAAAATGTTGTGGTTGTTGGGAAAATGTCCACTGGTTCTCGATGGCAGAGGCAACATTTCTGCAGCTCTTAATTTATGTCCTGACGACAAGTTTGTCATACTTAGTCCAAATTTTCCAATTGATTGTTCTTcgagatttcaaaatttatgtgACTTGCAAGACGAACCGGACatgtgtcaaaattttctaaacaatTTCACTTACTCACTTCCATGTACCGAAACTGTGAATTTGACGGATTTGACGGATGTGGAAACTGAGGAAATTAAAGACATCACCACGGACGAGTTAGCTGTAATGATACATAGTCATAATATGGAAGACAAAGAAGGCGAAGTTTTGCCACCGTGTTACGtcaaaagaaattttataagAATTATGATAGAcgcaaaatttttgagaaaaaattgtataaacaCTCTAATTCTTATCTGTTCCATCACAAATGTGAATAGTTTTAAACTCCGCTTTAATCATATAAAGTTCGTCAAATTAGAAAAGTTTTCCAAGAATGAATGCGATGACACAGTCACTTACTTCACCGACGTTGAATATTCACAAAAGCAGTTTGACGAATTGTGTCTCAAGAGATCTCCAGACACTGAATGCCATCAGTTTCGATACGTCAACGACAACTGTCTAGAGTGGATCAGAAGCAAGAATTCTATCGAAAAATTGCGAAAATACCTGCTGGTAGGTAACAACTTGGCAAAGTATGACAAGGACGTCATCAGCGAAACCGAACTATTTGACAGTCCGTCTACAAATCACGTGAACATTATTTGCGCCAATCCCGGAATGGGAAAAACCATGCTGATGAAGAATCTGAAGAATGACGCTCCTCCGACCGTCTTGAGAATTTTGGTCTACGCCAGAAATCATGCACTGTATTTTCGCAAGAAAGACGCCGACGCTGAAACATTCGTAGACTACATTCTTAACGACACCCACAAGAAAGATGGAAATTTCAACAAgcgaattttgaaaatgttgaaaactAGAGGGAGGCTTGAGTTTCTCTGGGATGGACTAGACGAAATTTCTGAGAAAACTCTGGTGGTCGTCATGGAGATTATTAAGTATATTTCCACTAAAGGACACCGACAGTGGATAACTTCGCGCAACAATTTGAAAACTACATTatattatatatatatataa